In the Rhinolophus ferrumequinum isolate MPI-CBG mRhiFer1 chromosome 12, mRhiFer1_v1.p, whole genome shotgun sequence genome, AAACCAACATTGACTGAAATGTTCCTAGAGACCGTTGCTGAAAATTGGCCTGGGAGGTATAACTGATGTTTTAGAACTCTCTTTTTTGGTCTGAAATTCCTTTCTTCTGTAGGATCATACCCTACACCTTCATAGGAAGGCATGAACCATACATGATTATAGACTCTGAAGCTTCATACGTTCTTGAAAATATCCAACCCTTGGTACGTGCTGcaatattaaagtttaaaatctGGCCTCTCTTGaaatttagaaaatcatttagaTTATGCACAGCCTCCATTATCTCATGGCAGTAGTCTACTGGAATGAGAAATAATGTCTTTCACATGGCTCATGTGCACTTTTTGTGGCTTAGAGTCCTCACCAGCAGTGCCCTATTGTGCTGAATTGGAGAAGGCATCATTCATATCACAGTTTACATGCCCTGGGGGGCACATCCTCATGGACTACAATGTGAATGTTGGCATTGGGATTTTGGCAActtatacataaataatatataaatattagatagatagatagatagatagatagatagatagatagatagatagatagatagatagataaaatgaTGTGATTATGTCCAGGATTTACTTCCAAATAATCTAGAGGAAGAAGATATATAATGATGAAAGAAGGTTGACCACGTGTTGATAATTATTTAAGCCATGTGATTGGCACATGGTGTTTTCATTAAATTGCTCTAACTCTTtagttaaatatttgaaaatgaaagtttccaaaagtatgttttaaagtaaaaaatacatataatgtgtgtatggatagataaatagaaatataaatgtgtgtgtgtgtgtatatatacaaataaagcTGTCAATATATTTGGGGAAAATCTTATAGTGGTAATTAGAGTGGGAAATATGACCTTTCTGGGGATAACTTAGCTAGAAATTGAAAAACTTCATATCACCTGCCCTAttaactttacttttaaaatttattttgtgaaactATAGgtgttatacatttaaaaaagacaaaacaacttTTAACCTCAAATGTTCATATTATATTAactaataaatcaaaataaaaacataatgaatgTATGACTCCTGGttattagaagaaattaaaatgacatcTTTGGGAGGTGACCAAGTGACAACAATTTTTTTACActttgtttgatatttttctaattaaaaaatatttatttatcaatcaGAAAATAATACACCTAACAATCTTTTGGAGAATTTCTGATTTCTAGGGAAGGCAATTTATAATAGAATCTGTTACTTTTCTCATCATTGATTAAGATGAACACACTTGTTTTTATCAAAGCCCTATTTCACCACTTTTACATACCTATGGAATATTTGAGCAGGTACGGAGTTCCATTTGGTATAAACCTGAATATAGATGCTAACATTCTTGGTAacatggggagaaaagaaaagctaagggGCTAAGGAGTTggttaaaacaatataaataatattgtttaCATGCCTAAAACCTTGTTGTCAtagataaaaaattaaagagaattaaACAAGGATCAGATACAAATGTAGGGCCTCCAGTGAGGAGGGCGGAGAAGCCATCAACATTCAAAAGTGATCATCCACAGGGTCTGGTACATGCCtttctgaagaaaaccaaaagcaaTGGTAATGTGATCgaggcagagaaaagagaacagcaGCTGGAGGTTTCTGCAGTGAAAACACTCCAATCCTGGTGGGACAGTGGCAGAACACAGCACAATTTAGTGACGAGATCATTTACATGGACACCTGGGTCAACCCAAAGGAAGTGGATTGGCAAAGAAGGAAGTTCTGAGTAGGAGATATGGGGTCATGTTGTGGCTCTAAAATAGAtaggaaagaggaaaatttaataagaaaataaagtcaaagCTCAATTATCATAATGGATTAAAAGATTAAGGGAAAGCTGGATGATATGGCCCAAAAATACCCTGTACTCAGCACTTTCTAGacaaaataaggggaaaaaacttataatagattttctttaattaaaatttattggggtgacaatgattagtaaaattacataggtttcaattgtacaattctgtaatacgtcatctatatatcacattgtgtgttcaccacccagagtcagttctccttccatcaccatatatttgaccccctttatcctctcctaccatccctcttccccccttacactctggaaaccacttaactattgtctgtgtctatgagttttcatttctttgtttgtcatgttcatttgttgctttcaggtttatatccaacatatcagtgaaatcatatggttctcagctttttctgtctgacttatttcgcttagcatagtaatctcaagatccatccatgttgtctcaaatggcactatttcttcttttcttatggcagagtagtattccattgtgtatatacaccatatcttctttatccaatcatctatcaaaggacaattttgttgtttccatgtcttggccactgcaaataaagctgcaatgtacatcggaacacatatatctttacggatacaagttttcagattttttgggtagatacccgggagagggattgctgggtcatatggtaattctactcttaattttttgaggaacctccacactgccttccatagcagctgcccaatctgcattcctaccgacagtgtatgagggtccctttttctccacagcctctctaacacttattatttgtcttgttgactaTAGCCATCCTAACcagtgtgaggtaatatctcattgtggtttttatttgcatttctctgatgattagtgatgttgaggatcttttcacatgtctattggccatttgtatgacctctttaaagaaatatctattcagctCAGTTCTTTCATTCTCTAATGAGTTGAAACTCTTCAATAAATCTATTATAggacaaaatataatataatagactTATTGAAGAGTTTCAACTCATTAGAGAATGAAAGAACTTATTTCCCCACTCACTCTTTCTGAGCCTGTAAGGACCTCTCAGGCAGACTTGAAATGTCTctgggcttttttgtttgtttttgtttttttggttgtttgtttttttgttttcgtttttgcaTAAAatacttccctccctccctccctcttctagACTAGCTCCTCTGCTAGTCTGCAGTCTGGAGAGCTCAGGAGGCCTCCACTCATCAAAAGAGTAGCCAGACTTTCTTTGCAGGTACTGCAAACATTTAAGAAGCTCCTTTGCAGCACCCTCTCCCTTGGCttggattgaaaaaaacaactttcccATTCTTCCACAAAGACTGCAGGGAAACACCTCCTACCATTCATTAAGTACTCACTCTCttgattatttcttcttctgGCCTGAACTTCTCTTTATATAGACATAGGCAAGGAGGGTGAGATTTATATTAACATAGTGATTTTTAGGGAAAGATATCTACTGCTCATAATTATTTGCTTAGTGTGAAAGAGGTGCTCAGTGATAACTTTTAGTCCTCAAGTAGGAGTCTTAGCTTCAATTCTGAAATTCTAGGACACTATGAAGCTGATGCTATGCTCAATGCATTATgcaatttattgaaattttaactgACACTAGAACCTGTTTTTATCTATCTCTTTATTACAAGCTAAGGTAACTAAGGCCTACAAAGAAAGTCTATCTAATATTTTTAAGGCAGTTGTGGAATTGCAGATTTTGTACTCTTGCCTCTTTCTTCCAAAGCTATGTGTGATTGCTTTATACTTCATTTCTGCACAGTATACCAGAAACCCTCATTTTAGATATCACCAGGGATGAGATTCTATATAGAATTCATTGTGCTTTTGAGATCTGGATCAGGACACATTGGAAGCTGAGTGTATGACAAACTATATTTGTCAGTAATTCTCACTGAGCAGAattagggaaggggaagaataaaaatatctccCCTACCAATGGTGTCCTCAAAAGGTTCCCACTAATTTACCTGTGATtccatctttgtgtctgtttcacAAAGACCTACATTTTCTGAAtaggaaatatttactgaataggTTTTCGGTTCAGCAGATATTTCACAGCAGCTTTTACATCCTTATTTCTCAAGCTATAGATTATAGGATTTAGCATGGGGGTCACTACCCCATAAAACAGGGAAACGAGCTTGTCTAAAGTTTGCCACTTGTCTTCCCCAGGCAGTTCTTGAGACTTGGGTTTGGCATACATAAAGAAGATGGTACCATAAAATATGATCACCACAGTCAGATGTGCTGAGCAAGTGGAAAAGGCCTTGCGTCTCCCTGTGGCTGAGTTCATTCTCAAGATGGTGTAGAGGATGAAcatgtaggagaaaaaaatgaccagCAATGGAAGAACCAGGAACGCCATATTTGATATCACCATGGTAACAATATTGAGGGATATATCAGCACAAGCTAGCTTAAGGACAGCTAATATTTCACATGTGAAGTGATTGATAATATTATTACCACAGAAAGGCAATTGCATAGCAAGAGATGTTTGCACAATCGAGTTGATCCCACCAGAGAGCCATGACACACAAGCCATCAGTTCATACACCATCTTGCTCATGATAATGGGGTATCTCAGAGGGTTACAGATAGCCACATAGCGATCAAAAGCCATAATGCCAAGGAGCAAACACTCTGTTGACCCCATTGCAAACCCAAAGAACATCTGCACTGCACATCCAGAGAaggaaatgttccttttttttgaaattaagcTCACCATTGTTGAGGGAACAGAGGAGGATGTATAGCAGATATCCAGAAAAGACAGGTTGcccaggaagaagtacatgggggTGTGAAGATGGGAATCAAAGATGCTTGCTATGATCAGAACACCATTGCCAATCAGAATCACTAGATACATAACTAGAATTAGAACAAAGTAAATGATCTCAATCTTTGGGTATCCAGAGAGACCCAGAAGAAGAAATTCTGACACAAGTGTCTGGTTAATTTTATCCATGTCTTCTGCTTGCAGGATGTCAAAAGAAGctctaacataaaatatattcacttctaaaaatcaaatgttaaaaattacctgaacaatgcattttttaaaatatattataaggACTATTTGCTTGAAGCTCTGACATTCAGTTATCTTCAAGAATGTGTATAACTAGAATACAATGAAATTGGGAAAGATGGAAGACTCAATGACCATTGCTAATATGTGAAGATCTACCTATGATCAGACATACAGAAATAACCTTTTCTGGTTTAGGTTTCCAAACTCCTGATTAATTACGAACTATAAGActgatttcttcatctgtcccAGAGAGCAAGCAGCACAGAGGACAAAATACTAATCAACAACGACTGAAAATTTGATTTGGCAATTAATGATAGTCAAAATTTCACAGcaactttgatttttttggtgCATATTTCTTTCTATGCCTGCATACTTTGTATTTGTCAGTTTACTTGTGTATTTTATACacgtttaataataataaattgaataaCATAAACTGAAATTTAACACTTGTTTAGACATGGTTAGCTGTTGACTCATATTCCGTTCCTCTTAGTATCTTTTGTGACTGTTCCTATGACAAGACCGTTGCAGATATCAGCTCCATATGAATGTTACAGATAATCTTCAGAGAGCATTACGTAGTCTCTTCACTTATTTTATTCTGTAGCTTCAGCAGATATCTTGATAATTTACTCATGTAAGTCAACTTAAGAAAAtaaggtttaaatattttatataaattgtatatatgtgtgtatatgcaccaCTTTAAGCTTTACAAAACACTCTTTCTTTATTTAgtccccatttttttaaaaaagatgaaacttGCAATTATTAAAGTGGAGCTCGAAGCTCAGATCAGATCTAGATCATAGCTTCAttaattttcatatacatatgaatCATCTGGGTATCCTGAAAAACTTCAGATTCTATTTTCGTGTTCAGGGCAGctcctgagattctgcatttctcatAAGTGCCAGGTGATACTTAGGCAACAGGTCTTGAAAGCACTTGCGTAACAAGGCTTTAAACTACACTGAATTGGCAGATTATCCAGATTTTTCTGATCCAAATAGGTTTTCTTTTGCCTTATTATGGATTGGCATGCCAACCTAGAAGATGACAAGAACATAATTTTTGTGTTTCACAGAAAGTTCCACATTCACATCATGTTGTTAAAtcttcttaataaaaaaaaatattactaaaagacATCTTTTAAAAGTAGGCTAAACTAGTACCAGACTACTACAATAGTTTCAGAATATTACTGACAGTCTACCTTGAATCCAGTCACGTTCTACgcttaataaagataaataaaagaataatgtaaaGTGCCTACCAATTCAGTTAGGATATAGGAAAAATACACTtgaaaatatactataaatataacTATAGTATGTAACTAAAACCATTGAAAGTGAAACCCCAGAACGAAAGGTGGAGGGGACTACCATACTCATTGGAATACATATGACGTGGGTTTAGCATGGTAGAAAACTACCTCAGACTAAAATGAGTCTTTGGTTTGAGATTCTGTGCTTCTAAATGGAGGTGCagtcttctcatttttaaaatagtgataaaaataTCTGCTTTACTTTTCTTGCTGAGATATTATATGGAAATAACGACATACCATAGGAAATTGCTTCAAGGATTAACagacattatataaataaaatgaaataataacaattcAGAGCTATATTTTGGTGATAATAAATTAGTACCTGGATTGTATCAGGTTATTCACATTACAGGTTCATATTAAATAACAGCTTTAACTATATATTGAAAAGATACACTTTGATGGTATTGAAGATTTACCTTTCTACTTCCTAGATGAACCAGTTACTTTCTTCTCAGTATTTATGTCAGCTTTCTGAATGAAGGTCAGGTTCAACAAACAATGCCATATTCCACAGATGTGgaagagtaaatatttgttatgcagcagttgTTGTAATTGTTCCCCAATTCCCATAGCAATTTAAAGTTGGAATGAGAGATCTGTGCAATAGAGAAACTTCTTGGTATATTAGGGACAGTGTCCCATAGACCCAATTAAGAGTGGTGTTGGAAATAAACTGAAGCTGAATTAAAGCtcaaaaatgaaatgacattctCCTACATGTGTAACTTTTGGAGACAGGGACAAATGTTTACAAAATCAATGTTATAAAATGTGAGAGCTTTTTAGTTCAAAATATGTTTATCAAactaaattcaaagaaagaaattatgaattcAAAGGATACCAAAACgaaatgtaagaactgaaaaatgatctaaatattataaattacacAGATATTTGTTATGAATTAAATGCgttgtatttaacttttttgcttactttatattcattcttttaagtAAGTTAATTTTGTGCAGAATGTCATCACCAACcttttttgtaatgaaaaatacagatggcaataaagtaaataaatttatgggacaaaaataaatctataagtTTAAGGCCACTAtaggttttatgtttttttttaagtccagaATGGATAGCTTGAGGCATGatttcagatagatagataacatgctaatgaattaaaatgttttaggaAAATCTATTAAGCTACATTGTTGATATTAACACTAAGGTTTGGTAAAgttatccttcagaaatgaagaaataaagattttcccaaacaaacaaaagttaagGGAGTGAAATTCTGAAAGGAGTTATTTAAGCTGAAACAAAAGGAGGCCAATTGataacatgaaaacataaaaaaatatacaacacactggtaaaagtaaatatttagtcATTCATAAAACTCTAATTGTGTAATAGTATGGTGTGTTAACcgtttaaatataatataaaggttaaaggaaaagagtattaaaaataactgtagCTACTATAATTTGTTAACAAATACAGGATATAAATAGAGGTAAATTGGTACATTAAAACCATAAAAGGGAAGGAGTAAAAGGGTAGAGTTTTTGTATACTATCAAAGTTCAATTGATATAAGCATAAAACAGactgttatctatctatctatctatctatctatctatctatctatctatctatccatctatctatctatacagaTACTTTATGTAAGCCATATGGTACCATAAAGCAAAAGCCTATAGGAGattcacaaaaaataaagagaatgaaatcaaaGCATACCATCATGGAAAATCACCAATATACACAGGTAGgctgcaaaggagaaaaaaggaacagtgGAATTCCAAAACGGCCATGACGCAATTAATAAGATTAGTAAgtctttacatataaataattactctaaatgtgaatggattgaATTCTCCAATTAGAAGGTACAGAATGCCtggatggatttaaaaaaaattatatgctgcctacaagagactcactttagcttTAAAAACACGCATAtgatgaaagtgaaaggatggaaaaagatattccatgaaaatgtaAGGTAGATATACTTACATAAAATACACCTTAAGGCAAAAAGTGTCATGGGAGACAAAGAAGATCATTATATAACGATAAAGTTAActtatcaaaaaatataaaaattgta is a window encoding:
- the LOC117032228 gene encoding olfactory receptor 13C3 translates to MDKINQTLVSEFLLLGLSGYPKIEIIYFVLILVMYLVILIGNGVLIIASIFDSHLHTPMYFFLGNLSFLDICYTSSSVPSTMVSLISKKRNISFSGCAVQMFFGFAMGSTECLLLGIMAFDRYVAICNPLRYPIIMSKMVYELMACVSWLSGGINSIVQTSLAMQLPFCGNNIINHFTCEILAVLKLACADISLNIVTMVISNMAFLVLPLLVIFFSYMFILYTILRMNSATGRRKAFSTCSAHLTVVIIFYGTIFFMYAKPKSQELPGEDKWQTLDKLVSLFYGVVTPMLNPIIYSLRNKDVKAAVKYLLNRKPIQ